GCAACCATCAGCAAATCAactgttgagcttggccGACATCGACTTACCTTGAGACATGTTTGGTATTCTCTGAACATGTCTGCACACTCCTTATTGTCCTTTTCTTGTCCTCGAAGATATTCTGCATCTTATTTAGGCTTGTGTCGCCACCGACGGGGGCTTAGAAGAGCATACTCTCACTGTACCATTTCAAGAAGCACGTATCATAACGCCTAAGCACATTAGTTGAACGAGCCTTGAACTGGTAAAAACAAACATACTCCTTGACTTCATTGCATTCTGGTGCTAGTGAAGCTGACATGTCGAGTCGGTCGATAGTAGTAAATGATGTAAGGTATTAGTTGAATTGAGTACCTATGTTCTGGTCTAAGAAAGATGCCAAGTTTAATATCCGTAGTCGCACTCCACTAGAGTATAAGAGATAGAGTATGTACATTGTCATGCTTACCTGAATATTTTATGGCCCGGCTACATAACTCAATGGATTCCTTAAGCTGAGATATCTTTAAGATACAATACAGGAGAAAAGGTTATTATCGAGTCTCAATATTCACAATAATTGACAAGTTAAACCCTGAAAAGGATGGATTGCCGCAACAGGCTCAAGTTATAATTGGCTAAAGCTCCTCCCCGCTACGGGTATCTCCACAAATTTGTCCAAGCTCACCCTCGAGCTTGTTCGTCGCGTTCTGAGCGCGACTCAAACTGAACACACTCAATACTTTTCTCTGTTAAAGTGCAACAACATTTCGATTcgcttttctcttctccttctttacCAAATCCGAGACTAAAAAGCGTATCTTTTGAAAAGAGTGCGATATTTCGAGAATGGCACCGTCAAATGACGAGATCGAGCAAGCCCTGCTTGATGCCACTTATCAAGTCTATAAATATGACCCAGACGACACTACAGTCAACAAAGTTCGCAAACAAACCGAAGAGAATCTCGGCCTCGAGGATGGTTTCCTATCGAGCGACgactggaagaagaagagcaaggagCTCATCAAACAGAGAGTCGTAAGTTTGACTTGTAGCcagtattttactttagtTCATAAACTCACACCACTCTTAGGAAAAACTCATGGATGGGTGGATACCAGAGGAAAACAATGAAGCTGGAtcagatggagaagaagaaaaagagatgGGCACTGACATGAAGCGCTCTTCTCCAGATGCCGAGTCCGCGCAACCAAAGCCTAAGCGTCAGAAGCGCACGCCCAAAGCAAAGCCTACGTCTAAGCCAAAACCAAAATCAAGCAAGGCTGCCAACAAGGAAGAATCTGATCCAGAGTCTGGGCCCAGTGAATCGAGCGAGCTCAGTGAGTTGAGTGATCTGAGTGAAGTGGAGAAACCACAGAAGAAGCGAAAACAAGCGGCGCTAAAGAAAGCACCATCAAAACGCAAGTCCAAGAAGGCGGCTGTTtcagaagatgaggatgaagacgtTGCCGTGGACTCAGATGCTAAAACCTCAGAGAAGGACCAAGAGACCAAGAACGGtggagaagaaaagacatCCGCAGAAGAAACTGAGAACAAAACGATCAttgacgaggaagaagagtatTCGGATGTGATCGATGAGCCTCCAAAGCCcaagcgcaagaagaaggaaaagaaggaaggcGCAAGCAAGCCAGCAAAAGCGCCCAAGGCCGCCGCAAAAAAGAGCTCTACGTCAGACGACCCGAACACTGAAGAAATCAAGAAGCTACAAGGACATCTTGTCAAGTGCGGCGTTCGAAAGCTCTGGCACAATGAGCTAAAACAGTATGGCGACGATGCCAAGGCCAAAATTCGCCATCTCAAAAAGATGCTTGCCGACGTTGGAATGGACGGACGCTTTTCGGAATCTAAAGCCCGCGAAATCAAAGAACGGCGCGAACTCCTCGCCGAAGTCGAGTCTGCGCGGGAAATGAGTTCTTTGTGGGGTGTTGAGGGACGTGGTCGTGCAAGTCGaagcaagaacaagaagatcaTTGAAAGCGATGCCAGTGACGCTGAGAAtaatgacgacgacgacgatgacgaggataaCTCATATGCCGCGAGGCGTAAGAGAGTGCGGGCGGATTTGGCATTCTTGGGGGATGACGATGAATCTGATTGAGGTTTGTGTATGAATACCTGCCCCTATTAATCTTACGTCCACAGGCAAGCAGGCTATAACCTAGGACAACGGGATGCATCATGAGTAATTTTGTACAACACAGTATCAGGAAAGCAGTAATGATTTAATTTTGATTTCCAATCGTCTCAAAATAGCAAGGCGACAATAAGTAGCCTCTATCCAATTgatattcttttctttagaTGTATTGGTCAACTTAATCGGACCACACCTTGTAAACGGTTCTAGCCCCGTATGTCTCTCCCTTCTTGAGCAGGACCTGGTTCTTCCACTCTGGTACGTTGGCCGCGTTGACATAACGAGCAGGCTCACAGCAGAAACCAGCTCGGGCCTTGCGAGCAGGCAGACCGTTGACAGCGGGCACGTTAATGCCGGCTCCAGTGTAGATCTGGAAAGTTGGCTCGGTGCTGTAGACTTCAAGGTTGATGCCGGAGCCAGAGTGGTGGGCCTTGACGTTGAGGTTCAGGGGTTGGCTGCGGGTGTCGAGAGGCACAGATGAAGGATCTGTGTTGAGGACGAAACAGTGGTCAATGTTGGGCTCTTGAGGACCCAGAGTGAAAGTCTCGTTGGCAGTGACGCCAGGGAAAGACTCGATTTTTCCAGTGGGGATGAGGTCATCGCCAACAGCGAGGTAGCTGGCTGTAGGGAGAGTCATCTCTGTGTCGGCGATGGTCTCCTTTCCGCTGGGGTTGAAGTAAGAGTGGTTTGTCATGTTGATAACTGTCTCATCAGCACCGCCAACGAGCTTGGCCTCGTACTCCATGGCGAGAACAGTGGCATCCTTGCCATCGACCTTTTGTGTGCCTGTTGTGTAAGTAACAGTGACCTCTACAGTACCGGGGTATCCCTCATCGCCATCCTCGCTAGTAAGCTTAAAAGCAACACTCTCTCCGCCCTCCAGACCCTCAACACCAGGAACCTCGCGGATGCCAACGGGCTTGGGGCCGTTCCAAACGCGAGTGCTCCAGCCAACTCTACCACCGTGGAGATGGTTCTTTCCATCGTTGGCGGCGAGAATAACTTCCTTGCCATTGAGGCTGTCAATGCGAGCGTCCTTGATACGGTTGGCAACACGGCCAACGGTTACGCCAAAGTAGGGAGAGTTGTGCTTCTCATAGTCTTCTTGGGTGGGAAAGCCTTGAACGATGTTGACGCCGTTGACGACAAGAGATTGAATAATGGCGCCGAGGGGCAGGAAAGTGATTGAAGAGTCAGCCATGATGACCGTTGTCAAGTTTTTGGGTTGAGTTGAGAATATAGATCTGAATGGAGGTGGAGTGGGTTATTGAGTGGTTTATATGGACAGTTGGTTGTTGAACAGAGCCAACGATGATGAAAATGAACAGGTAACGCAGAAGACAAAATCGAGGTGTGATCTGAGATGCAGTCCGGCTGGTTTTATATAGGTACGTATTTGTTTGTGTCTACTGTGCTGTGCTATGCTGTATAACACACCTAGCTAGGAATGGGATTTGGGATAAATGGGAGAGTTTGGGGGGCCCATCATGATACTCCATCTCACGACTTCAGGCTAAACTGCAAATGGGGTCATGAGCCACTAGGTAATTGTTTCTATTCTATGTCAATCATGTCGATAGACCAATTAACTATGCGCTGTTTTTCTATTTCTTCCTTTGAAACTTGTTGTCACGGGGGGGTATTCGGCCCAGCTCGACCGAAGTGAGTGTTTGAGTGCGGGGTGTTTGTGTCATGGGTGCTGCACTTTGCTCCATTAAGATCCCATATTGAGTGGTGCGGCTATGTAGCGAATTGTTAGTCCCGGGCTTGTGGTAGTGTTATGCAGTAGTGTTTTCAGTTATTGTTCCATATGTGAGGCTCAAAATAGACTATGTAAACCAACGCTTTGCTTTAGGTTGCTCTTTGGTTCGCGTACTCACGTATTGTTATCATGGTATATGTTATTAAAGACCACATG
This Fusarium poae strain DAOMC 252244 chromosome 3, whole genome shotgun sequence DNA region includes the following protein-coding sequences:
- a CDS encoding hypothetical protein (BUSCO:53613at5125); protein product: MAPSNDEIEQALLDATYQVYKYDPDDTTVNKVRKQTEENLGLEDGFLSSDDWKKKSKELIKQRVEKLMDGWIPEENNEAGSDGEEEKEMGTDMKRSSPDAESAQPKPKRQKRTPKAKPTSKPKPKSSKAANKEESDPESGPSESSELSELSDLSEVEKPQKKRKQAALKKAPSKRKSKKAAVSEDEDEDVAVDSDAKTSEKDQETKNGGEEKTSAEETENKTIIDEEEEYSDVIDEPPKPKRKKKEKKEGASKPAKAPKAAAKKSSTSDDPNTEEIKKLQGHLVKCGVRKLWHNELKQYGDDAKAKIRHLKKMLADVGMDGRFSESKAREIKERRELLAEVESAREMSSLWGVEGRGRASRSKNKKIIESDASDAENNDDDDDDEDNSYAARRKRVRADLAFLGDDDESD
- a CDS encoding hypothetical protein (BUSCO:34853at5125); its protein translation is MADSSITFLPLGAIIQSLVVNGVNIVQGFPTQEDYEKHNSPYFGVTVGRVANRIKDARIDSLNGKEVILAANDGKNHLHGGRVGWSTRVWNGPKPVGIREVPGVEGLEGGESVAFKLTSEDGDEGYPGTVEVTVTYTTGTQKVDGKDATVLAMEYEAKLVGGADETVINMTNHSYFNPSGKETIADTEMTLPTASYLAVGDDLIPTGKIESFPGVTANETFTLGPQEPNIDHCFVLNTDPSSVPLDTRSQPLNLNVKAHHSGSGINLEVYSTEPTFQIYTGAGINVPAVNGLPARKARAGFCCEPARYVNAANVPEWKNQVLLKKGETYGARTVYKVWSD